Sequence from the Pedobacter sp. D749 genome:
TTTTATGGAGTGCCCATAGGGCGGGGTGGCTACTATAGACTCATTATTATTTTACCCTAACTTACAACAATTTAAAATCTGCACGAAATCAGGGTATCAACAATTAACTTCTAGTTGGATTTTTTATTTTTCCTTTTATTAAGTGTTTTATGACTGATCCTTGCCGGACGTTCGGCCATTTCGATGGGTAGGCCGAGCAAATCGCGGATCACCACCGATGCACATGCACCACCAAATGCTGCGGGCAGATAAGAAACTGTGCCATAAGCAGAACGTTTGAAATTACTTCCATCTGTCATGATCATAGAATTTTTATCCATTTCTTCTGTAGAAAAAACTGCCTTTATTTTTCCTGCATTAGGAAGTTTATTCAACCTTTTGCGTACATAACTTGCGAATACACATTGATAAGTATCAGGAAGAAGTGTAATTCTCAATCGTGTCGGATCCATTTTACCACCAGCACCCATAGAACTCACGATTGGGATGTTTTTTTCCAATGCAGTTCCCAATAAAGTAATTTTAGGCATCACACTATCAATACAATCCATAATG
This genomic interval carries:
- a CDS encoding ThiF family adenylyltransferase, with protein sequence MSDVSWLSRSALLLGNDGIDKLQSKHVLVIGLGGVGSFAAEFICRSGIGEMTIVDGDVVDPTNRNRQLPALATNHGVSKAAIMQERLLAINPELKLHVVNTFLTPEKCREILESKFDYIMDCIDSVMPKITLLGTALEKNIPIVSSMGAGGKMDPTRLRITLLPDTYQCVFASYVRKRLNKLPNAGKIKAVFSTEEMDKNSMIMTDGSNFKRSAYGTVSYLPAAFGGACASVVIRDLLGLPIEMAERPARISHKTLNKRKNKKSN